In Zingiber officinale cultivar Zhangliang chromosome 1A, Zo_v1.1, whole genome shotgun sequence, a genomic segment contains:
- the LOC122010442 gene encoding phospholipase A1-II 5-like, with translation MERNGGAAATATPSWEELLGSNNWSGLLSPLDEALRDHLLRCGSFCQIAGDSFISDSQSHNVGKCRYSPASILRQVFFKETADYVVDVLSNVDGYLYTTIVLETNWMGYVAVSSDDLYERTGRREIYVAWRGTSRPLEWLADLDIVLVPFGDGGDVKIMKGWRDIYTTENTIEQIPSAQEKLKAVIKEYVDLYKDQNPSIICVGHSLGGSLAIVSAFDIANSGLSEINGNDHIRVCAVAFDAPRVGNQAFNDALEKLPKKKVLRINNIKDIVAYWPPCDGYVDTGKILPINSEESTFLKSKGDYEGDQLLAKIAQWHALQVILHTVTGWSTEFHDSELVKARLPLVNRSAGHLKAEHKVIEAWWVEKNKGMAYDKEKDIWYERPVPWNE, from the coding sequence ATGGAGAGAAATGGCGGTGCTGCTGCAACGGCCACGCCCTCATGGGAGGAGCTCCTCGGATCCAACAATTGGTCCGGCCTCCTGTCCCCGCTCGACGAAGCCCTCCGCGATCACCTCCTCCGGTGTGGCAGCTTCTGCCAGATCGCCGGAGACTCCTTCATTTCCGATAGTCAGTCCCATAACGTCGGCAAGTGCCGCTACTCTCCTGCCAGCATCCTCCGCCAAGTTTTCTTCAAGGAAACCGCGGATTACGTAGTCGACGTACTGTCCAACGTCGACGGCTACCTCTACACCACCATAGTCCTAGAGACCAACTGGATGGGCTACGTCGCCGTCTCCAGCGACGACCTCTACGAAAGAACTGGCCGCCGTGAGATCTACGTCGCGTGGCGCGGCACGAGCCGGCCGCTGGAATGGTTGGCGGACTTGGATATTGTTCTCGTGCCATTCGGCGACGGTGGCGATGTCAAGATCATGAAAGGCTGGAGAGACATCTACACCACGGAAAATACAATCGAACAGATTCCCAGCGCACAGGAGAAGTTAAAAGCTGTGATAAAAGAGTACGTGGATTTGTACAAAGATCAGAATCCGTCCATCATCTGCGTCGGCCACAGCCTCGGCGGCTCCCTCGCAATAGTCAGCGCTTTTGATATAGCGAACAGCGGACTGTCCGAGATCAACGGCAATGATCATATTCGGGTATGCGCTGTGGCGTTCGATGCCCCCAGAGTCGGGAACCAGGCGTTCAATGACGCCTTGGAGAAACTACCGAAGAAAAAAGTTTTAAGAATCAACAATATTAAGGACATTGTCGCCTATTGGCCGCCGTGTGATGGCTACGTCGACACCGGTAAAATTTTGCCCATTAATTCTGAGGAGTCGACGTTCTTGAAGAGTAAGGGAGACTACGAAGGAGATCAACTGCTTGCGAAAATAGCTCAGTGGCACGCGCTGCAAGTGATTCTACACACCGTGACCGGATGGAGCACAGAATTCCACGACTCCGAGCTTGTGAAGGCGAGACTGCCGCTGGTGAACAGGTCAGCGGGGCATTTGAAGGCTGAGCATAAAGTGATCGAGGCTTGGTGGGTAgagaaaaacaaagggatggcGTACGATAAGGAAAAGGACATATGGTACGAGAGACCGGTGCCGTGGAACGAATAG